DNA from Rhipicephalus microplus isolate Deutch F79 chromosome 5, USDA_Rmic, whole genome shotgun sequence:
ctcacttctactcacactgaaagtactcattcacgtccatACTCACACTTACttatactcatgagtactcactcacgttctactcactcctacttatactcatcagtactcactcatactcacactcaccatgttcaatgagtatgaatgagtgtgagtgagtgtactcatgagtgagtatgccgagctatggTCATCATGAAAAGGTGTGTCACACGTTTTAATGATGTCATTGACTGTAGTGACGAGATAATCTAGCTTGGCGAAAACAGGGCGTTCTGATCAGTAAGCGACTGACAGGGCAAGTTCATAACACTCTGGTAACTGCAGCGCATAAACTAACGCGTTGTACACTGTGTTTTTTTAGGCTCACGGAAAACATCCAATTCGTTATCCCACATTCCTTCTCACGTTAGGTCTTTCTAACGAAACAGTTGCAAGCTTGCGCGACTTCATGTACGGAAGAGAAAACGTCACACTTCACAGGCGGTGTCAAGTTTGTGCGCCGGTGGCGATAGAGCGAACCCATTTGCGGCATGAAAGAGACAGTGGTGCCAAGCGAAGCGCTCCTGCATTTTGCTTGGCACCACGCACAAGGTTTCAGGCATCCAAGGACCAACGCATTGGCGCGACACGACTGCGAGTCTCGACGCATTAAACGCCAATTCGCCCGAACATTCAGACCGCTGCCGGAAAGGGAAACATTTCGAAGGAAACAAGCTTTGGCGCACCTGTTCTCAATGCGAAAATGTCATTACAACGTGTAAACTATTCAATACGAGTCCACCTGTAGCTTTTACTGTAGCGGGAGAACTCGCTCTGAAAGTACGCTCATGTTTTGGCTTTAAAAATTATCATAACAAAAACACGATACAAGCTAGGTGTAAATGAAAACAGCACgagaaaaacaaaagagaaaaacgGAAAAACGGGGTAATGAGGCGTCAACATCCCGCGGAGTTTCATATTTGCCGTGAGAACAAACTCTACGGGCGAAAGCACTACGCAAGCGTGAGAAATTACCTGttgccatgctttttttttttctgggtggcCGCTGCGGAGCTGTTTCTTTTGATTATCGCACACAATTACACATATGAAGTACGAAGGAGAATACGTTGACACGTCAATTAGGCCAAGGCAGGCGGGGTGAATGAGCCAAAGCTCGGGAAACTCAAGGCTCCACGGCTGCAACAAACTACTCCGTAgcaaaaatagaaaaattatcgaacagaaactggtaggtgttctgtggcagaACCGGCCGGTAGTGAAGACGACCAAAACTGCGGATTGGCTTGGATGGAAATGAACCGTCGAGAGAGTGGGAAGTGGACGGCGCAAACAACGCTACGTGTCCGTGCAGATGTCGCTGGCTGCCGGCGTTCGCTCcgtagagtttctcacaaacatATTTGTAAGAAACTTATTGATTCACTCAGACTAATGCCTCTTCTAGAGGAAGCGTtgctcagactcagactcacggctcgatctgagtatGAGTGGGAGTGAGTTCGCCGATTTGTGGTAACCAGCGGGATGTCTAAAGAATCAAGCCCGCCACCCCCTTCTCAAAACTTATCGATTTGACCTGTGTACACAGAAAGTGTACAATTATGTCAGTTAATAATTAATGATCGACGCCCACATACAAACACACGGAACATGCATGAATATTGACCTTCACCGCCCCCTCTCTGTTTGTCTGCAGTACCGCAACCGCATACGCAAGTTTGCATCCAGTGGCCATGGCAGTACGCGCACTTTATGGTTTACAGTCACTGTTAGCGTTTCCGCAGTCACCACTTTGAGAAGTGAACGTGTTTTCGAAAAATAAGCCATCAGCACCAGTGGTTGATTGGTGATTAGTTTTCCACATAAAGTTGGCTTTTCGACATCGCTTATTTTAATACATTATTACCTCTAGCGGCGAAAGGCTGCACTATAGCAGCCATGGAGAGAAGAACGCCAGCAAACATGCTTTTGCTTAGCACGACAGGCTGGTCGAGGGCAGATCTGTGTTGGTGTACACAGGAGCTGCCGAAGCACCTGTCAGCTGGAGCAACTGCCGGTGACTTTTTCCCAAGAGCGATTGTCTTCCTGGGTCAACAGCTTATCCATCAACACCAGTGCTCTAGATTACACAGCGGGAGAGCAAATAAAGGAAGCGCTCGAGCTCGTTGAGTGTCTCCTTGCGCATTCGCCGTCAAGCTGTGCAGGTGAGTGCGCTTTTTTGTTGCCTGTAAATCGTTCGTTATATTTACCGATTTACAGCTCCTCAATCGCCGCTGGTAATCTGCTAATCATTAAAGCTCATAGGCTAGAGCCTAGACCGTCAAGCGGCGTTAGTGAGCGTTGCAACAGTGAAGTCACATGGAATTGAAATTAACCACGCGAAAGCATGTATTTGAAATATGAATCTAGCCTGTTTTCGTCTTCCCCTCTGTCTGAAAAAGCCACAGCGTGCAAATTGTATGTGGCACACAAAGCATTCCGGTACCCTAGCTGTGTTACTGCGCATATGGCATAGAGTATACACGCAACAATATAATCTCAACGCAGTCGTTATACAGAGTACGATGTAGCCAGTAGAAATTGAGCATTACAAAACTGGCAGTGTACTTATCAAAAGATAAGCTCCTTCACAGCTGCGGTTGCAAGCTTTCGTTGTTGGATTTTGAGCTCATCATAATGAAACTATGCGGCGCTTGAAGTCAATTTATGAGGGATGGTGCTTGTTGACAATGTAATGATGAGTGTTTGTTCCTTCATCCCTCATTTTTCAGGAACACAaccgacaaaagaaaaaaaagcaacacttctCGCGGCCTCTGAATAGTCATTTTTCACTCTTTACGGCCTGCCTTCAGGCGAAGACTATGGGAAGCAAGAACCGTCAGCCATTGTACCAAGATGTAAATGGCATCCGTCTTCCACACGGCTTCGACCCTGCCAAGCTGCTCTCCTGCTTGGAATACAAGGCTTCTGCTGGCGACATATTCATCGACACCTTCCCGAAATGTGGCACGAACTGGACAAAGCGTATCGTTCAACTTCTCGTTGGTGAGAACTCCAGTCAAGAGAGTGACTATGGCCTGTCCACCTCCTTCTTCGAGATGGTTGGCAGGGAGACCATAGCAGCTTTACCAGAGCCCAGGATAATCACTTCTCATCTTGCTTACGAGCTGCTCCCGAAGCACGCACAGGCGAAGTACATATATGTTGTGAGGAACCCCAAAGACTGTTGCGTTTCCTACTTCCACCACACGAAGAAGACAAAGGTTTATAACTTTGAGGATGGCACTTTTGACGAGTACTTGCAGCTCTTCATAAATGGAGCTACAAGTTTCGGGGACTACTTTGCTCACCTTGTCTCTTGGTACCCACGTGTTAATGAACCAAATGTTCTTTTCTTAACCTATGAGAACATGAAGAAGGACCCCGCAGCTGCTGTACTCAAGATTGCCCAGTTTATTGATGTTAAAGATCCTGAGCTACTCTCTGTTGACTCCAAGAAATTGCAGGAAGTAGTCAAGAACAGCAGTGTTGATTGCATGAAGGAGTACTTAAACACGAACTACAAGAAGGCCCTTGGGGACCAGGATCCAGAAAATTGGACAGCTAAAAAGGACTATCCTTTGAGCAGGCCACCACCGCCTCCAGAAGTTATGGTACGTAAGGGCATCATTGGTGACTGGAAAAATTACTTTAATAAGGAGCAGTCGCAAGCCATTCAAAATGCTTTTGTACAGAAATGTGGTCACGTTGTGGATCATGCAAAACTCTGGGATCCAAAAGATTGGATGGAAGGAGCTTGACACtcctgcaaaaaaataaaaaaacatgttaAGGTTTAATGGGGGCCTTCTAGGTAATGGGAAAGTAATGGGACCAATGTATGTTATGTACTATGGCATTTCTGTATAGGTGTGCTCTTCTCGTTGACAAGGACGTGAAGCTCGTAAGGATGCAGAATGGGCAACTGGGCTAGATGGCTGGCTTAATGTGCTAAAATAGCTTTGTTGAAGGTGCTAGGTTATAGAAGTGCTTAGTGGTAGTCGTTAGCATCCCACGTGCGCATTACACTCTGAGAATATGCATGGGCATTTTCACATAGCAATATTATGCATGAGTATTACCTCAGGGGCAGTTGATGGGCTTTGAAAAACATAATCTTTATTTATGTTTGTGCAATATAGTGCCAAGCATAAGTGTGTGTAAGGTTCCCCTTTAGAGGCAGTGAAGGTTCATCGCAGCGCACCCCTTCTATTAAGTCAATGTAAGAGGCAAACTTTGCCACCCCCCCATCCCCCTAGAGGACTTAGGTGTGCACGCCTATGGTGCCAAGTGCTTTGATACTCACTACTGGCTGGGGCCTTTTGTTCCTACTTTACACAAAACTTTAAGAGGTCTGCCCATTAGTTAGGACATGGTAAACAAGGTCTGATATAATAAACATGATAAACAAGGTAAAAATGCAAGCTCTGTATGTTTCTGAGCTTAGAAAAGCATATGTACTTAGGGCCAACACTAGTGGTGCATTTTTGAACAAACCGTTATCAAATACTCAGATGATCAAGACTGACATTTCAAGTTTCGTGCATTCATTGCATTTCACTGCCGCTTCTATTTGCGCAGTCGCTCTTTTACATAGCTACTGCTGTGGTTGCCATATTACTATGGGAGCGAAGTGAGAGAAGTGCCATGTAGTTAGATTTAAGTGCATGTTAAGGTCAAGGCAAATGTAATGACTTGACACTGAAGCATCCTGTATTAAAGTGATACATAAAACCTCAGCCTAAAATTTTTTATGGCTACAGCTATGTTTGTGTACATGCTGAATATGTGAATTGCGTATTGTTTGAAAATGTGGCCTTTTCCACAGATGCACCAATTTGTGTCCTTGTTACAACAAAGCTTCATATTTTGCCGTCACTGGGAAAGACATTTTATTGTGAGAAAGTAGGATATGTGGAGAACAATACTTTTTATTATGGCTAATTGTGCAGTTCTCAAATTTTCATGTGCAAGAAAAAAGTTAACATAATATTTTATAATTGCCTGTGTTGTTACAACGCTTTGAAATGCAGAATTTATTGCATATCACTTAAACAATTTTTGTTCTGTATATCTTACTGTGAGGCATTTGTTATATGTGGTGAATGCGTGTACTAATGTGATGGAAGTTTCAGGAAGTTACATGTGAAAGTGATGTTCCTAAACACTTTATACACTACATCTTTATGTCAAATTTTATCTACATTTTTATGTGAAAGAGAATAAAGGTGCATTTCTTACTTAGTGTCCTTCCATTTGTCTTATGTGAACAACTTTTTCAAATAAACAGCAGCATCTCAAACTGCTCTTGTGAACTGCAGTATCCCAAATCTTTGCTTTTCATAGTGATATTTATTGAGCTCAGTTGTTGAGTGTGTGTTCAAAGTGTTGTGCAGGTAGTTGTACGGCAGTTAGAAGCCACAATAACGGCATTCTTTGTCATGTTTTTGCCTTCTGGTGGCTGTAGTGAGTCTACATAAAAGGCAAATGCAGTAAATTGTGCCTTCATTACAGTTGCTATTTTGGCCACGTGCTCTGAAATCAGTACCAGCCTCATCTACTTTGCAGTTATTACGCACTgccttatacccctgtcacacgggcacttaaaagtcttttaagtaagcggtctttttccgaaaaggagttcctgacagcagacacacggcacagagcgaactcctttttaGAAGCGGACTTTTTCGTAAACcgagttcgtcgatctcttttacggctccgaatgagtagcctcgaaaccagtgggtgccagcaattttcgagtggtagAAAataaagagcgaatgcttatttttctgtcaccaaaattctttgtaaaaacaaatttcatatcctgcagaaggtgtattgaactcttttaatggttatttcttTTCCTACTCTCGTGAGCAGCTACGACGCGTCGGCAATATTACGTGGGgacgctcggtctcgcgccgaaccattttgcacaagcgaggaaagcgtggcagtcgtgtgtttgcccgtcattcaagtggtcaagcttgtatagggcaatgccgactcgcttctcAGGAGTAATGGTTTCACGCATGCTGATGCACTGTCTCTTAAGCTcattgcgcaagctctccacagtaatgcccagtggtgccagacggacttgtgcacgtcgttaattatgggaatgcttccttaactagtgcaacaaactttcacattggtgtttcttcatctctaattcttaaatttatttgaagaaacgagcagtgcaacaagtctttaactTGTACATCGTCATACATCGtgtaattttcattgcttcttttttaactgctagcgccacactttcgctagcgtcttcgaacgaaaacactaaaaggagatcgttgctgccgcgtGTCTGCGCcgaaacacctctttgttaaacgtctttcaacttcgtaaaagaccgcttacttaaaagacttcttgtgcgcccgtgtgacacaggtgtTATAAAGGtgcactaaagtcaaataacaatttatgcgaaaaaaagctcaatgtatgacgtctaaaacgacaatattagcACCAGCAgcgccctacttaccgagaagtAAAGGTAAATGCACGTGAACGAATACGCCTCATCCGGACGTTCGCAAAAtaatcccgatgacgtcagacaaGCTGCCTACagttaatcactagtaatcgatctagctgcacaaAATATTGAAcccttctgtgcatcaagagacgtaataaaatgctgcttgttcgtttctgtttgatccacggaaaaaaaaaacaggacattactatggggaatggcgggAGTGGTTCAAAAATCCCCTGGTTaaaccaaggaggatacataaaacttgctggagtggaagccgcctatgcgccgctacgggagagagtgaagccgcgccgagcgtgtggcggccatgttgccagtggcagaaaagagccgagcgctgcaaatttatgcttcatcgcgctgcgggtgaagtgactcgtgtgtttataaagcaacgaaaacaagtaattctggttgtaaatgtttattgcgacttgtacgcagccaagtggcatgtagagaactcaattaaagtgcatatgcatcaaatagcgatgcctaaagcaaacacgtcatcgaaaacataggtgccctactggtggttgaaaattattgtccttgtcaaaagtggtcccaccttacTTTTGACCGATTCTCGGTTTTTTTCCCTTCATCATGTGTTGTATCCTCACTTTTACGTATTGTTCGGCGATTTGCCTGCATAAACTGTAAACCTGATTATCAAGCGTATCAAAGTCTAGGACGTGCTGCTCAAGTTTATGGAACCAGTTTTTCTCGGAGGAAGCTCATAGAACTTTCAGGATGAGGTGTTTTGCTCTTGACTTCACCGTTGTGGTGGAATcacattcagcctgtagccgcctcattcctcgacttctttacagaggctaatgacatctcgcgacggtgaaacaagaccacctcgcctcttacatttaattaaaggtgtcagctcatctgagtgcatggctgctatgcactcttcacaggtagttgcagttcgacctttcgaacaatgaagcctgctatgtatggcaccacggaaccgacaaaaacagaaaagctttcgggctagtcaatgcgatgcgtattgtcgtggtcatcgggctgcaggactggggccttgcgcatgtcagtgagattGCTTCTTGGATCTACCATGGCTGCAGGAGTCGTTGCATTGAATACGGAGAGAACATCTTCGGAGCAGTGTCCAGAACTTGAAGACGTGACTTCCGTCGGAACCAACAGACGCTTGTATGCATCCATAAACTGCgaagctgttgggttgttgttatggccgcctcatccacgtattgattcaaagaagttttcggcatagtcttgactgagtttgtgtgtcagtaaGTACTTCAGCTGACCCTGGCTGACAAGTCTGTCAAACATTCTTTCCGTGCTTGCCATGCGTATCCAAAAACCAATGAATCCGTTTTTTTTCAGTCCTTCTGTCACTGCCGGATCTCTCAGCCCGTTTATGTACGCTCGAGTCTCCGCAAAAAAACGACTTCTAGAATGCTTCGTTCCCTTGCCGAAGGGGCGCTTTGTACGACCTTGCCAGCGGGTTCCTGGAGTTTAAGATGTCAAACAAGGGatcaaaagttctaataaacgtaGATCTTGTGCTGGCACCTTTGAATTGTGGCAGCTTTAGCTTTTGTTCACAGAAGTCCAAAGTGTCGGCAACTGAGGCACTAGATCAGTTGTACAGCATATCAtaccttcattttcttgcttttccaaTTGGACGTGGACTTTCGTAAGTTTGTTTCCGAGCCAAAACCCTTCTTCACGTGGAAGTGCCTCCAATGCCACTTCATAACCCCATTTCACATGCTTCCCTTCAATGTCAAAGAGGTGGTCAAAGCACTCTGGCGCGAAGTGCACAGAGGGAAGTGATCTCAGTCTTTCGCATTCGACTTCTCACGGCGAACGGCCCACTCCCAGAGGCTCTGCGTTACGGGATCTTTAGGAAACCTGTAAAACAAATCCGGACTGTTATGTTTTGCACGCTTAGATCGCGTCAGCTATAGCTCCCTTTAGTAACGAGCGCGGAATGGCTATGTCGAAGATGTTTTCGTGTACGTATAGGTGGAATGTGAGGCCACAaccttttttcaacctgttggcacatccgtaaaccacgcaagaggcaaccattgtaaaccatTTGTCTTCACATGCCGACAAGGTGAAACAAGAACGGACGAAATCAGCAGCTCGCGATGGCGCTGAGCACGATTTTTGctactggcaagatggcggcggctgGCTTCACTCGTACAGCGCCCCTTCCACttcagcaagttttatgtatcctccttgggtTAAACtcgacaggtcgtgccatctagagAATCCCATTTGATCCAAGCACGCATATAATCTTGAAGGCCATTGCTAAATATTCTTCAGTGGCAGTTGTTGCTGATGTGTCTCCCGCTATTTTCCCTCTGCGGCGGCCGCTCATTAAAGCGggacaacgttgtgcacggcaacattGACGTGAGACAATCCGTTGAGGCGgataatttgaagtgcactaacctGATACGAACCGCTAAAGCgcttttttatttcaaaataagcacttccttgctacaaaagtaacactacaaggtttctggactactatttcaacaatcaacgtcgacttaatagttgatcTTAGTGTCCCTTCAAGATTATCTCATTTCAGTTGGGCCATAGCTTCTGAAAATGTGTTGGCACACTCAGTGGGCCTTAGTATTCACGTCTGAGTATTTAATATGTGTTTTGCAGCACTTCACAATTTTCTGGAATTAAAACAGGAGACGAATATTTTTACCAAAACCATGATATCTTGGTCATCAAAAGACACATTATTTGTTGTCAAAGTATGCAATGTAGCACTAGCATTTGCATTCATTTTGATTTCCACATCTGAGCAGGGTGGCTAGAATTTTTGCCACCCTAATCTGGGCACTGATGTTACCCCATATTTGGTGTGCAACACGGagaaaggaaaggtaggagaggccctgacgtcactcgctgTGAAGCCctgatgaagccggaagtcgtccatattgactgggcgaattctcctctcttgtttacatcagAATGTAAAGCAGAAAGCACGACTCTTTCtacggctcggaaagcacgtgagctgcgcagcgcgtgtgtcgtgacgatccgcaACTAATGGAATGgagctcaacactctgggccagcgtgaCACCTTCGgcaaaatcatttcgtccgagtattaagggcgagtaacagctcaccgacaaccaagcaaatacaaaaaaacgcgcgctagatgcactgacaacggcgagtattttcacgtcattaattcagcaactgtacagaaaACATGATCGGTCGTgcaccttctacggttgcatttcgccacgcggccgacgcagcgtccggccactgtgtccgtgttccgcgtaaaactcaccggcgtcagcattctgcgaccgtggtgactttgagcatggtgcaagtgacacttgaacgcagttgctgttacgttgagattacatgcaatgcggAGGAGTATACGAAGCGGTACAGAAagggtgttttaatacgcacatgcaagttgttaccgtacacacacaacacgaaactacgtatatGCACAtcgtcctcattgcgtcttgctgggatcaacagcgtcgtccgttgtcacaagcaggaacactgcccaaccgtcactaacctgcaaggcgttcgtcgtcgttccgcttcgtcatggtggcCAACGatatttcgctgaacactaattgcttcagccgcgtcatccgccgcacgacacatggatatgcaatcgttctacgcactgttgaaaacccgtgatggacaaagcgatttgtaaacgttgctaagagtatacagtaactgccaggagaacactgcgtaaccaataacgcggcgctgagcacggatattgtccgccacggctcagcacgagaagtgtggcagcttgggctagttcagttggtatggcatgacgatagttatagcacgagaacaaaacgacgacacagagacttcgtgtccttcttgtctctgtgtcgtcgtttttgttctcgcgctataactatcgtcagcacgagacctggggaggcacacatgccgccgccagccgcggctgctccctgctagaccagctccactgcacagcacgtaaccatagcaacgccgccattgtgcccaatgaatatggccgccatgatgtcatttcctccacacttttcacgtagcgcgccgaCTGGGCATGCCCtgtcctacctttccttcctccgtggtgtgtACTGTCAAATAAAGGTTCATTTTATGGCACAATCAGAATAACACAACCACACTCCTCCTTTATCCTGAGAAGGTTTCTATTCGGGATTGTTTTCTTGTGCTGTTGGTGCATATATTGTAGAGAGAGCATAATGCTAATATTTAAATATACAAACACAAACGAAACCTGAGGCAGAATGGGACTTTTAGAGAAATGAACATCACTATATATGTTTGAATGAATACATGCCATTTCCCGCTCAAAGGAGTGGAGGTCGCTTGTATTGAAGGGCGCCTCACCAGCTTTAGACCTCGCAAACGAAGAAGTGTGGCGTGAAACTTGGTTGGTTTTAACGGTTTCCGCAAAGTACGACACCTATGATGAGTGCGAGTttggaatgcaaagaataaacctGTGCGCTATCCATCTCGAAATTTACCCATACGCATTCTTATGCGTAATGGGCGTTCCTATATACATAGGCTTTCCCAAATTTCTTTATAGGGATCTCTGGCGCTAGTgtgtatgggagctgcaacgcatggcacttCAGCGAGTGTGGGAATCACTGGTATTGCatagatttgcctagttttcatACTTGACGTTCCatctggcttcgcgtggcttgaagatCCTTTGTGACGAAACAAtaatcggcaaatgttcggcagttacgcttaaCCTTTTAGGATCACCATTTCTAATCatctcacgaagttcaaaacggcttgttctttcattcgaaacTAAACCGAAAGACAGCAATTAATGAAGCCACAAGTTGCGATTCGCCgcctgcaagcacgaagactagacaaattcgtgtactacccatcattcccatggtcgcttaacgatcgcagtgccagagtcccatCTAGTTAACgttagaaaactctatggctgTATACGTCATGCCGTGAATTTGGTTCTTCATCTAATGAGGAGCGCACAATGTCAATAGGGAAAATGTCGCAGAGCAATACATAAATCCcatccccagaaaaaaaaaaaacaagtatggCAACTTCACTGCTCTGAAACTCGGAAGTGCGCCGCACGGGCACCGAGTGATGCCCCTTCGTAGGGTTCACACTTGAAAATTTTTGGAAGGGAGAGTGTTGAAGGCCCCCTCCTCTGGCCACCGGTGGGATGGGGGGTTTTTAACATCCAGAACCCTCTCATCCTCTCTGGACTAACTTGCACTTAACGAAATTCTCTGCAGTTGGGTTTGTCGCGTACTGACGTGCCGGGGCAGCGACGATGATGAGGTCGGTGGAGGGGAGAGCAGTGTGAGTTCTTTGGAATtgccattcatttattcatttcaatTAATAGTTATTTACATACGTTATTCGTCGGTCACCTTATGATTGTCCATTCTTATATTCCCTGGGTGCTGAATAATCATTTTCTTCATCAAAATTAGAAATTTCTTTTTCCCCATTACAATAACCGTTTGGTGGTCAATCCCCGTAGTGGGTACGAACCAAAGCATATAGGAAAAAACAAGCAAGCGCATGGAATTCGAAATAATGAGTTGGTTTTCGCATTCTGTGTAGCAGCATCCTCTTTCTTCTGCCTGCTCGCTACAGTGGTGACTATACGGACCATGAACACTACGTTTCTGAAGTTTCTACTGGGTCGCTACTGAAGACAAGACTCAACAGAGTCCACGCTACCGTCAATGGGCCACTACGCATGCAGTGCGGCTACTTCAATTCTGGCCTGAGCATCCGGGCATTTGGTTTATGCTAGTGGAGTTTCAGGTATCTAATGTTACCTcgcagcaagcaaaaaaaaaaagaagaaaaaagcttcGCCATGGggatctagtggttaaggtactcggctgctgatccgtaggtcgcg
Protein-coding regions in this window:
- the LOC119174324 gene encoding sulfotransferase ssu-1; this translates as MGSKNRQPLYQDVNGIRLPHGFDPAKLLSCLEYKASAGDIFIDTFPKCGTNWTKRIVQLLVGENSSQESDYGLSTSFFEMVGRETIAALPEPRIITSHLAYELLPKHAQAKYIYVVRNPKDCCVSYFHHTKKTKVYNFEDGTFDEYLQLFINGATSFGDYFAHLVSWYPRVNEPNVLFLTYENMKKDPAAAVLKIAQFIDVKDPELLSVDSKKLQEVVKNSSVDCMKEYLNTNYKKALGDQDPENWTAKKDYPLSRPPPPPEVMVRKGIIGDWKNYFNKEQSQAIQNAFVQKCGHVVDHAKLWDPKDWMEGA